Proteins from a single region of Streptomyces sp. Tu 3180:
- the fasR gene encoding fatty acid biosynthesis transcriptional regulator FasR, which produces MPEPETSNTYAPARRPAHPHAATLKRLEKSSGSLAAQAIARMDETLPWYRAMPPENRSWIGLVAQAGIAAFTEWFRHPEAPQAISTDVFGTAPRELTRAITLRQTVEMVRTTIEVMETAIDEVAAPGDESVLREALLVYAREIAFATAQVYAQAAEARGAWDARLESLVVNAVLSGEADEGAVSRAAALGWNSPEHVCVVLGTAPDGDSELTVEAIRRAARHAKLQVLTGVLGDRLVVIAGGSDNPLAVARSLIGPYAPGPVVAGPVVPDLLAATRSAQAAAAGLKACSAWQDAPRPVLADDLLPERAIAGDPSAREQLVEEIYRPLEEAGAALLETLSVYLEQASSLEGAARMLFVHPNTVRYRLRRVTDVTGWSPSDVRSAFTLRIALILGRLVDGDLQL; this is translated from the coding sequence GTGCCCGAACCCGAGACCAGCAACACCTACGCCCCGGCGCGCCGCCCCGCCCACCCGCACGCCGCCACGCTGAAGCGGCTGGAGAAGTCGTCCGGCAGCCTGGCCGCACAGGCCATCGCGCGGATGGACGAGACGCTGCCCTGGTACCGGGCCATGCCCCCGGAGAACCGTTCCTGGATCGGTCTGGTCGCCCAGGCGGGCATCGCCGCCTTCACCGAGTGGTTCCGGCACCCCGAGGCCCCGCAGGCCATCTCCACCGACGTCTTCGGCACCGCGCCGCGCGAGCTGACCCGGGCCATCACGCTGCGGCAGACCGTGGAGATGGTGCGCACCACCATCGAGGTCATGGAGACGGCCATCGACGAGGTGGCGGCGCCGGGCGACGAGTCCGTGCTGCGCGAGGCCCTCCTCGTCTACGCCCGGGAGATCGCCTTCGCCACCGCCCAGGTGTACGCGCAGGCCGCCGAGGCACGGGGTGCCTGGGACGCGCGCCTGGAGTCGCTGGTCGTGAACGCCGTGCTCAGCGGCGAGGCCGACGAGGGGGCCGTGTCCCGGGCCGCCGCCCTCGGGTGGAACTCGCCCGAGCACGTGTGCGTGGTGCTGGGCACCGCGCCCGACGGTGACTCCGAGCTGACCGTGGAGGCGATCCGGCGCGCCGCCCGGCACGCCAAGCTCCAGGTGCTGACCGGGGTGCTCGGGGACCGGCTGGTGGTGATCGCGGGCGGCAGCGACAACCCGCTGGCCGTCGCCAGGTCGCTGATCGGGCCGTACGCGCCGGGACCGGTGGTGGCGGGCCCGGTGGTGCCGGACCTGCTGGCCGCGACCCGGTCCGCGCAGGCCGCCGCGGCCGGGCTCAAGGCGTGTTCCGCCTGGCAGGACGCGCCGCGCCCGGTGCTGGCCGACGACCTGCTGCCGGAGCGCGCGATCGCCGGAGACCCGTCCGCCCGCGAGCAGTTGGTGGAGGAGATCTACAGACCGCTCGAGGAGGCCGGGGCCGCGCTGCTGGAGACGCTCAGCGTCTATCTCGAACAGGCGAGCAGTCTGGAGGGCGCGGCGCGGATGCTGTTCGTGCATCCCAACACCGTTCGTTACCGGCTCCGACGTGTGACTGACGTCACCGGTTGGTCACCCTCCGATGTACGCTCGGCGTTCACGCTGCGGATCGCGCTGATCCTGGGGCGCCTGGTCGACGGCGATCTTCAGCTCTAG